The following are encoded together in the Mesoterricola sediminis genome:
- a CDS encoding transporter: MAPRSAALLIPVLAGALGAQEPGPIQDNSFLVEEAYNQEPGVVQHISTFMRDRTSRDWLFTFTQEWPAPGITHQLSYTVPFQRLSASPDGRRAVGDVLLNYRYQLLGDGEARVAIAPRLSLALPTGDERQGRGAGAPGLQGLVPISVVLGPACVAHFNVGASFTPGARNAAGDKADLTSWTLGQSFVWLAHPNANAMLEFAYTSGEAVAGPGRRERVETFYVNPGLRFAINFRSGLQIVPGIAFPIGVGPSRGDRSVFLYLSFEHPMWKP; this comes from the coding sequence ATGGCGCCGCGTTCCGCCGCTCTGCTGATTCCCGTCCTCGCCGGCGCCCTGGGCGCCCAGGAACCCGGTCCCATCCAGGACAACTCCTTCCTGGTGGAGGAGGCCTACAACCAGGAGCCGGGGGTCGTCCAGCACATCAGCACCTTCATGCGCGACCGGACCAGCCGGGACTGGCTGTTCACCTTCACCCAGGAGTGGCCCGCCCCGGGCATCACCCACCAGCTGAGCTACACGGTGCCCTTCCAGCGCCTCTCGGCCTCTCCCGACGGCCGTCGCGCGGTGGGGGACGTCCTCCTCAACTACCGCTACCAGCTCCTGGGCGACGGGGAGGCCCGGGTGGCGATCGCGCCCCGCCTGTCCCTGGCCCTGCCCACGGGGGACGAACGCCAGGGCCGGGGGGCCGGGGCCCCGGGCCTCCAGGGCCTCGTGCCCATCAGCGTCGTGCTGGGTCCCGCCTGCGTGGCTCACTTCAACGTGGGGGCCTCCTTCACCCCCGGCGCCCGGAACGCCGCCGGGGACAAGGCGGACCTCACGTCCTGGACCCTGGGGCAGAGCTTCGTCTGGCTCGCCCACCCCAACGCCAACGCCATGCTGGAGTTCGCCTACACCAGCGGCGAGGCCGTGGCCGGCCCGGGGCGGCGGGAGCGGGTCGAGACCTTCTACGTGAACCCGGGCCTGCGCTTCGCCATCAACTTCCGGAGCGGCCTCCAGATCGTGCCCGGGATCGCCTTCCCCATCGGGGTCGGCCCCAGCCGGGGGGACCGGTCCGTCTTCCTCTACCTGAGCTTCGAACACCCCATGTGGAAACCCTGA
- a CDS encoding transglutaminaseTgpA domain-containing protein, with the protein MPPWLAWGALATTGAYTWEEVGGMALPLAAAAFVEHRRLDLHRFRRPLEVAALAVFLFLVAARTGVLPTVVNTLFMLCGVRLALPRGLPQRRQVLLMGFLLFLTTAVSTSDLDFLLWAVLWAAGAAAALVQQAWDQASERVATPAGPAPLGRVPRWTVAAVVVAAGCFVILPRLRAGVRGLPLGLQTPVGGQAGLPTVLDLSARGPLEGGTEVALRVVPGQPDPGLAGPFGLLKALVLEDLRDQRWERAADTPRRFSVGWRGPVPPDRPLEATLYVNPAPVQALPLPYGFQALEPPDGETLRPGPGGALRWTVPVRRILPLRVQLHPLPGEPERGMTAQRLADLTAAGDQAGAALRFSRREAPGDLPPAELAARLTTALRAFRYTLDNPSGGAARPVDDFLERTRAGHCEYFASALALMLRARGVAARVAVGYRLGPWIPEGGYWLVTQNEAHSWVEFYDPEARLWRIADPTPPAPPSAFGAGGVAAAAARMADALRFRWDRYVVRFSDEDQVQGLAWLQDGWDRLRLGPGLGALLKAAALVGAAGALAWAAWRFFARGGAGDGLPGRITELAPLVRAAGTPSEPFTGETARAWLARLALLRPDRAPALAALAQEADAVTYGGKGRAALARLAQTEAAAWRIGDPAPRVGS; encoded by the coding sequence GTGCCCCCCTGGCTGGCCTGGGGGGCCCTCGCCACCACGGGCGCCTACACCTGGGAGGAAGTGGGGGGCATGGCCCTGCCCCTGGCCGCCGCGGCCTTCGTGGAGCACCGGCGGCTGGACCTCCACCGCTTCCGGCGCCCCCTGGAGGTGGCCGCCCTCGCCGTCTTCCTCTTCCTGGTGGCGGCCCGGACGGGCGTCCTGCCCACGGTGGTGAACACCCTCTTCATGCTTTGCGGAGTGCGCCTCGCCCTGCCCCGGGGCCTGCCCCAGCGCCGGCAGGTCCTCCTCATGGGCTTCCTGCTCTTCCTGACCACGGCCGTGTCCACCTCGGACCTGGACTTCCTCCTGTGGGCGGTCCTGTGGGCCGCGGGGGCGGCGGCGGCCCTCGTCCAGCAGGCCTGGGACCAGGCCTCGGAGCGGGTGGCCACCCCCGCGGGCCCGGCGCCCCTGGGGCGGGTGCCCCGCTGGACCGTGGCCGCCGTGGTGGTGGCCGCCGGGTGCTTCGTCATCCTGCCCCGCCTCCGGGCGGGGGTCCGCGGCCTGCCCCTGGGCCTCCAGACGCCCGTGGGGGGCCAGGCCGGCCTGCCCACCGTCCTGGACCTGTCCGCCCGGGGTCCCCTGGAGGGGGGCACGGAGGTGGCCCTGCGCGTGGTGCCCGGCCAGCCCGATCCGGGCCTCGCGGGCCCGTTCGGGCTCCTCAAGGCCCTGGTCCTGGAGGACCTGCGGGACCAGCGCTGGGAACGGGCCGCCGACACCCCCCGGCGGTTCTCCGTGGGCTGGCGTGGTCCCGTGCCGCCGGACCGTCCCCTCGAAGCCACCCTGTACGTCAACCCGGCCCCCGTCCAGGCCCTCCCCCTGCCCTACGGCTTCCAGGCCCTGGAGCCGCCCGACGGGGAGACCCTGCGCCCGGGCCCCGGGGGCGCCCTCCGGTGGACGGTGCCCGTCCGCCGCATCCTGCCCCTGCGCGTCCAGCTCCACCCCCTCCCGGGGGAGCCGGAGCGCGGCATGACCGCCCAGCGCCTGGCCGACCTCACCGCCGCGGGGGACCAGGCCGGGGCCGCCCTGCGCTTCAGCCGCCGGGAGGCGCCCGGGGACCTGCCCCCGGCGGAACTGGCCGCGCGCCTCACCACCGCCCTCCGCGCCTTCCGCTACACCCTGGACAACCCCTCCGGGGGCGCGGCCCGGCCCGTGGACGACTTCCTGGAGCGCACCCGCGCCGGCCACTGCGAGTACTTCGCCTCGGCCCTGGCCCTCATGCTCCGGGCCCGGGGCGTGGCCGCCCGGGTCGCGGTGGGCTACCGCCTGGGCCCCTGGATCCCCGAGGGCGGCTACTGGCTCGTGACCCAGAACGAGGCCCACAGCTGGGTGGAGTTCTATGATCCGGAGGCGCGCCTCTGGCGGATCGCGGACCCGACCCCGCCCGCCCCGCCCTCCGCCTTCGGGGCGGGGGGGGTGGCCGCCGCTGCGGCCCGGATGGCCGACGCCCTGCGCTTCCGGTGGGACCGGTACGTGGTCCGCTTTTCCGACGAGGACCAGGTGCAGGGCCTGGCCTGGCTCCAGGACGGCTGGGACCGCCTGCGCCTGGGGCCGGGCCTGGGCGCCCTCCTGAAGGCCGCGGCCCTCGTGGGCGCCGCCGGGGCCCTGGCCTGGGCCGCCTGGCGGTTCTTCGCCCGGGGCGGCGCTGGCGACGGCCTGCCCGGACGGATCACCGAGCTGGCCCCCCTGGTGCGCGCCGCGGGCACGCCCTCCGAACCCTTCACCGGGGAGACCGCCCGGGCCTGGCTGGCCCGCCTCGCCCTCCTCCGCCCCGACCGGGCCCCCGCCCTGGCCGCCCTGGCCCAGGAGGCCGACGCGGTGACCTACGGCGGCAAGGGCCGCGCCGCCCTGGCCCGCCTGGCCCAGACCGAGGCCGCGGCCTGGCGCATCGGGGACCCGGCGCCTAGGGTGGGTTCGTAA
- a CDS encoding ATP-dependent helicase, which produces MPEPTQDHPLLRNLNGPQQEAVTHTEGPLLILAGAGSGKTTVITRRIAWLIEEAGVRPASILAMTFTNKAAGEMAERVQRLVSVPAEQLWVSTFHSFCTRILRREGDRTPVGRDFVIFDPSDQRSLVKQVLADLKLPEKQFHPKRVLELISDFKNRCLLPEEAVEEALDPWTRKALEAYKLYQAGLRSHKACDFDDLLLYTERFFREPAVQAAYADRFRYLLVDEYQDTNRAQYMLVQHLARTHKNLCVVGDEDQSIYGWRGADIRNILDFRRDFPEAVQIKLEQNYRSTQQILDAASTVIANNTQRLGKSLWTDLGLGEKLTFRLLDEGRLEAEYVVERIRHERFRFPDGRFAVLYRANWQSRQLEEALRAANMPYKLVGGVKFYERQEVKDLLAYLRLICNPFDLVSFRRSVNSPSRGVGATTLARIEAAIPEGGTALEGAAILLRKGELKGRAQREMGRYLDLFAAAAKEASSQGLAALVRWVLVESGYVRMLEEEGTLEAEGRMRNLEEFVSAAADAESLGLRLAEFLDRVTLASDTDELEEASLLSLMTVHCAKGLEFPVVFLVGMEEDVFPNRNAREAEDGVEEERRLFYVAITRAQAKLYLTAARRRRAMGQEVLGMPSRFLRELPEDALEAPIRWGTELYRAGQGTFGSTRPAAGGGGGSVASELNRIRGLFAQVRGEAPAGPGPAAAPDPEPVPPQPAPPGGTWPRGTRVRSPRFGRGVITAATGGGDMLTYTVRFSDGERRIVARFGMLEREPESNS; this is translated from the coding sequence ATGCCGGAACCCACCCAGGACCATCCCCTCCTCCGCAACCTGAACGGGCCCCAGCAGGAGGCGGTGACCCACACGGAGGGTCCCCTGCTCATCCTGGCCGGGGCCGGGTCGGGCAAGACCACCGTCATCACCCGGCGCATCGCCTGGCTGATCGAGGAGGCCGGGGTCCGGCCCGCCAGCATCCTGGCCATGACCTTCACCAACAAGGCGGCGGGGGAGATGGCGGAGCGGGTCCAGCGCCTCGTCTCGGTGCCCGCCGAGCAGCTCTGGGTGAGCACCTTCCACAGCTTCTGCACCCGGATCCTCCGCCGGGAGGGGGACCGCACCCCGGTGGGCCGGGACTTCGTCATCTTCGACCCCTCGGACCAGCGGAGCCTCGTCAAGCAGGTGCTGGCGGACCTGAAGCTGCCCGAGAAGCAGTTCCACCCCAAGCGGGTGCTGGAGCTGATCTCCGATTTCAAGAACCGCTGCCTGCTCCCCGAGGAGGCGGTGGAGGAGGCCCTGGACCCGTGGACCCGCAAGGCCCTGGAGGCCTACAAGCTCTACCAGGCCGGGCTCCGGAGCCACAAGGCCTGTGATTTCGACGACCTGCTCCTGTACACGGAGCGGTTCTTCCGGGAACCGGCGGTCCAGGCGGCCTACGCCGACCGCTTCCGCTACCTCCTGGTGGACGAGTACCAGGACACGAACCGGGCCCAGTACATGCTCGTCCAGCACCTGGCCCGCACCCACAAGAACCTCTGCGTCGTCGGCGACGAGGACCAGTCCATCTACGGGTGGCGCGGGGCGGACATCCGGAACATCCTCGATTTCCGCCGGGACTTCCCCGAGGCCGTGCAGATCAAGCTGGAGCAGAACTACCGCTCCACCCAGCAGATCCTGGACGCGGCGAGCACCGTCATCGCCAACAACACCCAGCGCCTGGGCAAGAGCCTCTGGACCGACCTGGGCCTGGGGGAGAAGCTGACCTTCCGGCTCCTGGACGAGGGGCGGCTGGAGGCGGAGTACGTGGTGGAGCGGATCCGGCACGAGCGGTTCCGGTTCCCGGACGGCAGGTTCGCGGTGCTCTACCGCGCCAACTGGCAGTCCCGGCAGCTGGAAGAGGCCCTCCGGGCCGCCAACATGCCCTACAAGCTGGTGGGGGGCGTCAAGTTCTACGAGCGCCAGGAGGTGAAGGACCTCCTCGCCTACCTGCGGCTCATCTGCAATCCCTTCGACCTCGTCAGCTTCCGGCGCTCCGTGAACTCCCCGTCCCGGGGCGTGGGGGCCACGACCCTGGCCCGGATCGAGGCGGCCATCCCCGAGGGCGGGACGGCCCTGGAGGGGGCGGCGATCCTGCTCCGCAAGGGCGAGCTCAAGGGCCGCGCCCAGCGGGAGATGGGGCGCTACCTGGACCTCTTCGCCGCCGCGGCGAAGGAGGCCTCCAGCCAGGGCCTGGCGGCGCTGGTGCGCTGGGTGCTGGTGGAATCGGGCTACGTGCGCATGCTGGAGGAGGAAGGGACCCTCGAGGCCGAAGGCCGGATGCGGAACCTGGAGGAGTTCGTCTCGGCCGCGGCCGACGCCGAATCCCTGGGCCTGCGGCTGGCCGAGTTCCTGGACCGGGTCACCCTGGCCTCGGATACGGACGAGCTGGAGGAGGCCAGCCTCCTCTCCCTCATGACCGTCCACTGCGCCAAGGGCCTGGAATTCCCCGTGGTCTTCCTCGTGGGCATGGAGGAGGACGTCTTCCCCAACCGGAACGCCCGGGAGGCCGAGGACGGGGTGGAGGAGGAGCGGCGCCTCTTCTACGTGGCCATCACCCGTGCCCAGGCCAAGCTCTACCTCACCGCCGCGCGCCGCCGCCGGGCCATGGGCCAGGAGGTCCTGGGCATGCCGAGCCGTTTCCTCCGGGAGCTGCCCGAGGACGCCCTGGAGGCCCCCATCCGGTGGGGCACCGAGCTCTACCGCGCGGGGCAGGGGACCTTCGGATCGACCCGCCCCGCCGCGGGCGGGGGTGGCGGCTCCGTGGCCTCCGAGCTGAACCGCATCCGGGGCCTCTTCGCCCAGGTCCGGGGCGAGGCCCCGGCCGGGCCCGGCCCCGCCGCGGCCCCCGATCCCGAGCCGGTGCCCCCGCAGCCCGCCCCCCCCGGCGGCACCTGGCCGCGGGGCACCCGGGTGCGGAGCCCCCGCTTCGGCCGGGGCGTCATCACCGCCGCCACCGGGGGCGGGGACATGCTCACCTACACCGTCCGCTTCAGCGACGGCGAGCGCCGCATCGTGGCCCGGTTCGGCATGCTGGAACGGGAACCGGAGTCCAATTCGTGA
- a CDS encoding anhydro-N-acetylmuramic acid kinase, translated as MEPARLLPDPGPWTVLGLMSGTSADGADAALVRIDPEGFRGGRPFLDFLGHVHHPYGAGLRERVLAAAADALPPSELCALQRELGDHHARTGRDLAERLGLRPTFAALHGQTVQHRPAAGATLQLADPYVLAEALGCPVVWDLRRRDMALGGQGAPLVPLAERWLHGAEGPWIALNLGGIANATVWDGTRTLAWDLGPAMSLLDLAAARWLGQPFDPDGAQAQGEPDDALLRRWLDHPHFHLPPPKSTGREVFGAAWLRAEEGALDRLPLARRLATLAAFTAEACARELRTHAPALPGAPLLLSGGGAKHQAVRRGLAERLPEHPLVDDLQFPPGAREAVSWALLGAASAVGVPANLPEVTGAARAAVLGSWVPR; from the coding sequence ATGGAACCTGCGCGCCTCCTCCCCGACCCCGGTCCCTGGACGGTCCTGGGCCTCATGTCCGGCACCTCCGCGGACGGCGCGGACGCGGCCCTGGTGCGGATCGACCCGGAGGGGTTCCGCGGGGGCCGGCCCTTCCTCGATTTCCTGGGGCACGTCCACCACCCCTACGGCGCCGGCCTGCGGGAGCGGGTCCTGGCCGCGGCGGCCGACGCCCTCCCCCCCTCGGAGCTCTGCGCCCTCCAGCGGGAGCTGGGCGATCACCACGCCCGCACGGGGCGGGACCTGGCGGAGCGGCTGGGGCTCCGGCCCACCTTCGCGGCCCTCCACGGCCAGACCGTGCAGCACCGCCCCGCCGCGGGCGCCACCCTGCAGCTGGCCGATCCCTACGTGCTGGCGGAAGCCCTCGGTTGCCCCGTGGTCTGGGACCTCCGCCGGCGGGACATGGCCCTCGGCGGCCAGGGCGCGCCCCTGGTACCCCTGGCGGAGCGTTGGCTCCACGGGGCGGAGGGCCCCTGGATCGCCCTCAACCTGGGCGGCATCGCCAACGCCACCGTGTGGGACGGGACCCGGACCCTGGCCTGGGACCTGGGGCCCGCCATGAGCCTCCTGGACCTGGCCGCGGCCCGCTGGCTGGGCCAGCCCTTCGATCCGGACGGCGCCCAGGCCCAGGGCGAGCCGGACGACGCCCTCCTCCGCCGGTGGCTGGACCATCCCCACTTCCACCTGCCTCCCCCCAAGAGCACGGGCCGGGAGGTGTTCGGCGCCGCCTGGCTCCGCGCCGAGGAAGGGGCCCTGGATCGCCTGCCCTTGGCCCGGCGCCTGGCCACCCTGGCCGCCTTTACGGCCGAGGCCTGCGCCCGGGAACTCCGGACCCACGCCCCCGCCCTGCCCGGGGCGCCCCTCCTGCTCTCGGGCGGCGGCGCGAAGCACCAGGCCGTGCGCCGGGGCCTGGCGGAGCGGCTGCCGGAGCATCCCCTCGTGGATGACCTGCAGTTCCCCCCGGGGGCCCGGGAAGCCGTCAGCTGGGCCCTGCTGGGCGCGGCGTCGGCGGTGGGCGTGCCCGCCAACCTGCCCGAGGTGACCGGCGCCGCGCGGGCCGCGGTCCTGGGCAGCTGGGTGCCCCGTTGA
- a CDS encoding IS5 family transposase (programmed frameshift), with the protein MPRSFLTDAMWAKLEPLLPPERGGMGRSRHPNRPMVEAILWRHRTGAPWRDLPEEFGPWTSVYTRFEAWTKRGVWQRILEFLRKEADLEWVMPDGTIIRAHQYSAGKRGGSGNQALGRSRGGCSTKIHLICDAHGNPLDFLATPGQAHESRSAEGLLCGWQAEYVFGDRAYDGNPVRKAIEAMGATAVIPPHPRRKNPATWDSHLYKARHAIEHGFARLKQFRALATRFDKTARSFSAQVALACIVIWLRL; encoded by the exons ATGCCGAGAAGTTTCCTGACCGATGCCATGTGGGCAAAGCTTGAACCGCTCCTTCCGCCAGAGCGTGGAGGGATGGGGCGATCCCGTCACCCCAACCGTCCCATGGTGGAGGCGATCCTGTGGAGGCACAGGACTGGGGCGCCGTGGAGGGACCTGCCGGAGGAATTTGGACCTTGGACAAGCGTGTACACGCGATTTGAGGCCTGGACCAAGCGCGGCGTGTGGCAAAGGATCCTGGAGTTCCTGCGCAAGGAAGCCGACCTGGAGTGGGTCATGCCGGATGGCACCATCATTCGCGCTCATCAATATTCAGCAGGCAAAAGGGGGGGCTCTG GGAACCAGGCGCTCGGACGATCTCGGGGTGGATGCTCGACCAAGATCCATTTGATCTGCGATGCCCACGGTAATCCTTTGGATTTCCTGGCCACTCCGGGGCAAGCCCATGAAAGCCGGTCTGCTGAAGGATTGCTGTGCGGTTGGCAGGCAGAGTACGTGTTCGGAGATCGGGCCTACGATGGGAACCCGGTAAGGAAGGCGATCGAGGCCATGGGTGCGACAGCCGTCATCCCACCTCATCCCCGGCGCAAGAATCCGGCGACCTGGGACTCACACCTATACAAGGCCCGCCATGCCATCGAGCATGGGTTCGCCAGGCTCAAACAGTTCAGGGCGCTGGCCACCAGGTTCGACAAAACGGCGCGAAGTTTCTCAGCCCAGGTGGCTTTGGCCTGCATCGTGATCTGGCTGAGGCTATGA